CGTGCGACCGGTGCGGCGCGACCATGCGCCGCGAGCAGTTCATGAACCGCTCGTCGTTCTCCTGCCCGGTCTGCCAGCCCCGACCGCGCCGACGCGCGTTCGCCCCGCGCTGACCGGGCGGCCGCCGCAGACGCCACCGGCCGGCATCCTCGCGGTGAGGATGCCGGCCGGTCGGCGCGGGCGTGACGCCGCGGTGGGTCAGTGACCGCCGTGGCGGGCGGGACCGGGGCGGGTCGGGTCGTCGTCGGCGGGGTCGACGTTCGCGGGCACGATCGTCGGGCGCAGACGCGCCCAGCCGATGAAGACGACGCTGACCACGAGAAGGGCCAGGCCCGCCCACAGGTTGGCGTTCATCCCGCCCGTCTTCTCGAGCTCCTGGTCGCCGAAGAGACCCATGAGGGTGAGGATGACGCCGTAGATGCCGAGCAGGCCGCCGATGAAGTTGCGGATGTCGAAGGCGCCCGCGGTGTGGCGTCCGGCGCGTTCCGTGTCGGCGTCGGGGGCGACTGGCTGGTTGTCGGTCATGTCCGGCTCCTTGTCAGAACGCGAAGTTGAGGATGACGACGAGCACGAGGGCGATGCTCGCCAGCGGGATGGTGCGCTGGTACCACGGCCTCGACTTCTCGTGCGGGTCGACGAGGTCCTCCTTGGGCGTCTCGCTGTAGACGAGGCCGCGCAGCTCGGAGACCGGCTTGGGCTCCGTGCGCAGCGACACGAGCACGCTCAGCACGATGTCGACCACGAACGCCGTCGACGCCGCGAGGAAGGCCGCCCCCTGCCCGCCGATGGGGATGACGCCGAGGCTGGCGCTGCCGAAGGCGTCCTCGCTGAGGAAGGCGAAGATCACCGCGCCGAGCGTGCCGGCCGAGAGGCCGACCCAGCCGGCGGTCGCCGTCATGCGCTTCCAGAACATGCCGAGGATGAAGGTCGCGAAGAGCGGGGCGTTGAAGAAGCCGAACAGCGTCTGCAGGTAGCTCATGATGTTGTTGAACGAGCTGGCGATGATGGCCGTGAAGATGGCGACGAACGTGGCGGCGACGGTCGCGAGGCGCCCGATGCGCAGGTAGTAGTCGTCGCTGTGGTCCTTGCGGATGTAGCGCTGCCACAGGTCGTAGCTGAAGACAGTGTTGAAGGCCGAGATGTTGGCCGCCATGCCGGCCATGAACGCGGCCAGCAGGCCGGCGATGGCCAGGCCGAGCAGGCCGTTGGGCAGCACGTCGCGCATGAGCAGGATGAGCGAGTCGTTGTACGTCACGTTGCCCGAGGCGCCACCGGCCGGTGTGCCGCCGTTCTTGAGCTGCCCGATCTCGTTGACGAGCACGCCCGCGACCATGCCGGGGATGATGACGATGAACGGGATGAACATCTTCGGGAAGGCGCCGATGATCGGCGTCTTGCGGGCCGCGGAGATCGAGTTCGAGGCCATGGCGCGCTGGACCTCGACGAAGTTCGTCGTCCAGTAGCCGAACGAGAGCACGAAGCCGAGGCCGAAGACGATGCCGATGACCGACAGCGTGCCCGACCCGAAGCCGGTGAGGGCCTGACCGGGCCACGACTCGAGCTGCTGGTCGGCCGGCGGGACACCGGCGGAGGCCGGTGCGGCGGCGGCGAACTCGGTGATCTTGTCCTTGAGGCCCTGGTAGCCGCCGACGCGGTGCAGACCGATGAGGGTCAGCGGCAGCAGCGCGGCGACGATGACGAAGAACTGGAGCACCTCGTTGTAGATCGCGGCCGAGAGACCACCGAGCGTGATGTACGAGAGCACGATGGCGGCGGCGACGATGAGGGCGACCCAGAGCGGCCAGCCGAGCAGCGCCTGCACGATGGAGCCGAGCAGGTAGAGGTTGACGCCCGCGATGAGCAGCTGGGCGACGGCGAAGCTGATGGCGTTGACGAGGTGGGCGCCGGTGCCGAAGCGCCGGAACATGAACTCGGGGACCGAGCGCACCTTCGAGCCGTAGTAGAAGGGCATCATGACGACGCCGAGGAAGAGCATGGCCGGGATGGCGCCCACCCAGAAGTAGTGGACGGCCGAGATGCCGAACTGCGCACCGTTGGCCGACATGCCCATGATCTCGACCGCTCCGAGGTTGGCCGAGATGAAGGCCAGACCCGTCACCCACGCAGGCAGCGAGCGCCCGGACAGGAAGAAGTCGATCGAGTCGGAGACGGCGCGGCGGGCCATGATGCCGATACCGAGGACGAAGACGAAGTAGAGCGCGATGATCAGGTAGTCGACGAGGTTCGCGCTGATCAGGGTGTCCGCGGTCTGCAGACCCGCCAAAGCGTGCATGAGCACTTCCCTTCCGTGGGCGACGGTTCACGCTAGCGCCTCCCCGCCCGCTCGGCCCGGCATCCCGGCCGCGGCGCGCGGATCACTCTCTGGTAACGGTGCGGATGCCGGGTGGTCGGCGAGCGCGCCGGCCGGTTCGCCCGTGGCCGTGGGCCGCCCGTCCCGCCCACCACCCGACACCGTCGAGAGGCCGTGTCTCGACGCCCACGCCCCTCCACCGTCGAGAGGCCACTTCCCGTCGAGAGGCCACTTCCCGTCAGGCCGGCCGCAGCAGCCGGCGCAGGGGCACGTCGGCGTCGGCCACGGCATCCGGGTCGGCGGTGAGGCCCTTCTCCAGCCCACGCTTGACGGCGACGTGGTCGGCCGGGCGCCCCACGCACTCGGCCGCGACGAGCAGCCCGTCACGGAACGCGAGCAGCGAGAACGCCTCCGCCGCCGGGTCGCCGCGCACGACGACGCGGTCGGCGCCGTGGGGGAGACCGGAGATCTGCAGGTGCAGGTCGAACTGGTCGGACCAGAACCACGGGACGGCGCGGTAGGCCTCGGGCCGGCCCGCCAGGGTGGCCGCAGCGGCCCGCGCCTGGTCGACGGCGTGGGCGACGCTCTCGAGCCGCAGCGGCCCGCCGACCCCGCGCGAGAAGGGGTTCGGCCCCAGGGCGCAGTCTCCGGCGGCCACGGTGGAGCCGTCCGACGCGACCGCGTGCTCGTCGACGACGACCCCGCCAGCGGCCACCTCGAGCCCGAGGGCGGTCGCGAGGGCGGTGCGGGGGCGCGCACCCACACCGGTGACGACGACGTCGGCGGTCAGCCGCTCACCGTCGTCGAGCACGACGGTGCCCACGCGGCTCGGCCGCCCGCCGGTCGGGCCGGCGGACTCGAGGGAGACGACGCGGCGCCCGAGCAGCACCCTCACACCGCGACGGTCGTGGGCGAGGGCGAAGAAGCCCGACAGCTGCGGCGTCACGGCGCGCCCGAGCAGCCGGTCGGTGACCTCGACGACGGTGACGCGGTGCCCGAGGTCGCGGGCGGTCGCCGCGACCTCGAGGCCGATGAAGCCACCCCCGACGACGACGACGTCGAGGTCACGCGGGCCGTGGGAGCCGTCGATGCCGTCGGTGTCGACGTCGTCGGCGGCGACGGAGCGCAGCCGGGCGGCGAGGGCGTCGGCGTCCTTGACGGAGCGCAGCGTGACGACGCCGGGCAGGTCCGAGCCCGGGACGTCGAGCCGGCGGGCCTCGGCACCGGTGACGAGGGCCAGCCGCTCGAAGGGCAGCGGGCCGGCCGTCGTCGTCGCCACCCCGCCACCGCCCGCCCCGCCCGCGCCGCGCGTGAGGTCTGTGACGGTCGTGCCGGTGAGCAGGTGCACGTCGAGCTCGCGCCACCGCTGCGGGCTGAGCAGCGGTAGCGGCAAGGGCGGGCCCGATGCCGGGTGCAGGTGCGCCTTCGACAGCGGCGGCCGCTCGTAGGGCGGGTGCGCCTCGTCGCCGACGACGGTGACCGGCGAGTCGTCGCCGAGCTCGCGCAGGTGGGTCACGAGGCTGACCGCGGCCTGGCCGGCGCCCACGACGAGGATGCCGGGGGGTGGGCTGGCCATGGCCCCACTGTAGGTGCGGGGCCGGGCGTCGCACCCGGCGCCTACAGTGCCGGTGTGACCGCGATCGACCCCGCCGCCCTGTCCGCCGACCCGACCGCGCCCGCCCCGCTGGCCCTGCCCGAGCAGGGGTGGCTGGAGTGGGTGTCCGCCCGCGGCGACGGCGGGCTCGACCGCGCCCGAGCCCTCGTCGACGAGCTCCGGGCCCACCCGCCGGCCGCGACGCTCGACGTGCTGGCGCGGTGGGACGCCGTGCAGACGGCGATGGCCGACGCCGGTTCGGTGGGCTCCCTCTTCTCCGAGGTGCACCCCGACGCGGCGGTGCGGGAGCGGGCCGAGACCGTCGTGCAGCGCGTGCAGCGCCTCGAGACCGACCTCGGCCTCGACCCCGACCTCTTCGCCGTCTTCGCCGCGCTCGACCCCGAGGGGCTCGACGACGACGCGTCGCGGCTGCTCGAGAGGACGCTGCGCGACTTCCGCCGCTCCGGCGTCGACCGTGACGAGAGCACCCGCGACCGCCTGCGCGAGCTCAACGAGCGGGCGATCGTGCTGAGCCAGGAGTTCAGCAAGAACATGCGCGAGGACGTCCGCAGCATCCGGGTGCGCCCCGAGCAGCTGGCGGGCATGCCGCAGGACTGGGTCGACGCCCATCCGGTGGGCGACGACGGGCTCGTCACCGTCACGACCGACTACCCCGACGTCGTGCCGTTCCGCACCTTCGCCCACGACGCCGAGGCCCGGCGCGAGCTCGTCACGCAGTTTCTCACCATCGCCTGGCCGGCCAACGACACGGTGCTCCAACAGCTGCTCGCGGTGCGTCGCGAGATCGCGACGCTGCTCGGCTACGCCTCGTGGGCCGACTACGACGCCGAGGTCAAGATGATCGGCACGGGCGAGGCCATCGGCGACTTCGTCGACCGCATCACCGACCTGTCGACCGACAGCGCGCAGCGCGACAAGCAGGTGCTGCTCGACCGGCTGCGCCGGGACCGACCCGAGGCCACCGACATCGACGGGGCCGACGCGACGTACTACGCCGAGCTCGTGCGCAAGGAGCAGCTCGCGGTCGACGCGCAGCGGGTGCGCACGTACTTCGACTTCGAGCGTGTCCGCCAGGGCCTGCTCGACGTGACCGGCCGCCTCTTCGGCCTCGAGTGGCACCGCGTGACCGACGCCCCGTCGTGGCACCCCGACGTCGCCACCTACGACGTGCACGCCGACGGCGAGCGCATCGGCCGCATCCACCTCGACCTGCACCCGCGCGACGGCAAGTACAAGCACGCGGCGCAGTTCGACCTCGTGCCGGGTCTGGCCGGTCGGCAGCTCGCCGAGGGGGTGCTCGTCTGCAACTTCAACCGCGGGCTGCTCGAGCACGACGAGGTCGTCACCCTCTTCCACGAGTTCGGCCACCTCGTGCACCACGTCCTCGCCGGACGGGGCCGGTGGGTGCGCTTCTCCGGCGTCGCCACCGAGTGGGACTTCGTCGAGGCACCGAGCCAGATGCTCGAGGAGTGGGCCTGGGACGAGGCCGTCCTCGCGACGTTCGCCCGCAACGCCGACGGCGAGACGATCCCGCCCGAGCTCGTCCGGGCGATGCGCGCTGCCGACGACTTCGGCAAGGGCTACGACGCCCGCACCCAGATGTTCTACGCCGCCCTCTCGTACGACCTGCACGTCAACCCCACCGACGACGTCACCGCCCGGCTGCGCCAGCTCATGGCCCGCTACTCCGTCTTCCCCTACGTCGAGGGGACCCACATGCACTGTCACTTCGGCCACCTCGACGGCTACAGCAGCGCCTACTACACCTACATGTGGTCGCTCGTCATCGCGAAGGACATGTTCTCCGCCTTCGACGCGGACGACCTCTTCGCGCCCGAGGTCGCCGCCCGCTACCGCGACCGGGTGCTCGCCCCGGGGGGCCGGCGCGACGCCGCCGACCTCGTGCACGACTTCCTCGGCCGCGACTACACCTTCGACGCCTACGCCGCCTGGTTGGCCCGGTGACGGCGTGACCCCGGCCCCGACCTCGACCTCGACCCCGCCCACGTCGGCGGCGGCGCCGTCGGTGGTCGTCCTCCACGTCCACCCCGTCAAGTCGCTCGCCGGCGTCTCCGTCGACGCGTGGCCGGTCGACGCGCGGGGGCTGGTCGGCGACCGCCACTGGGCCGTCGTCGACACGGTCGGGGACAAGATCACCGCCCGCGAGGCCAGGGTGATGCTCGGGCTGCGCGCCGTGCCGCTGGGCGACCGCGCCGGTGCCGGCATCCGGCTGACCGACCTGACAGGCGACGACGACGGCGACCCGCTCGAGGTGGCCGCGCCGGTCGACGGCGAGCCCGTCGCGGTCGGCTTCTCCGGGATGCCGGTGGCGCGGGCCGCGGGTGCCGTGGCCGACGAGTGGCTCGCCCGGCGGCTCGGTCGCCCGGTGCGGCTGGTGTGGCAGGGGGAGGAGCACGAGCGGCCGGTACGCCCCGAGTACGGGGGCCGGGACGGCGACCGCAACTCGCTGTCGGACGCGGCTCCCGTGCACGTGACGACCGAGGCCTCGCTCGCGCGGCTCAACGACTGGGTGCTCGAGGGGGCGAGGCAGCGCGGTGAGCCGGCGCCGGACCCGCTGGGCCACGACCGGTTCCGCCCCAACGTCGTCGTCGCCGGGGGAGCGCCCTTCGCCGAGGACGCGTGGGGTGCCGTGTCGGTCGGGGGCGTCGCCTTCCGCACGACGATGGTCACCGACCGGTGCGTCATGACGACGGTCGACCGCGACACCCTCGAGGGGTCGAAGGAGCCGATCCGCACCCTGGCCCGCCACCGCCGGTGGGAGGGCGCGACGTGGTTCGGCGTGCGCCTGACCCCGGTGCTGCCCGTGCCCGACGGCGCCGTGGTCCGGGTCGGCGACCCCGTCGTCGGTTAGGTGCCCTCGACCCGCATGCGGGTCAGGACCTCGCCGAGGTCGGTGAGGGCGGCCGCCTCCTCCGGGCTCAGCGCGCCCGACGGGGTGCGGGAGAGGCGGCGGTAGACCGCCGCCATCCCCGTGAACAGCTCGCCGCCGGCGCCCGCGGCCTCCTGCGTCTCGGCGATGGCCTCCATCTCGGCGACGAAGCGGCCGCTCTTGGCCGCCGCGACCGCGACCCGTCGCGCGGCCCTGGCGCCACCGTCGCCCACCTCGGCGGGCAGGGACTCCGTGAGGTCGTCGAGCACGACGTCGAGCACCCCCAGCGAGTCGGCGGTCCGCAGGGCCTGCGCCCACACCGCCGTCGTCCCCTTGTAGACCGACGCCGTGCACATCTTGACGGCGGACGCCCGACCCACCTCGTCGCCGACGACGCGGTGGCGCAGCCCGACGGCGTCGAGGGCCGCGACCTCGCCCGCCCGGGCGCCGGACAGGTAGAGCACCGTGTCGGCGCCGGGGGCGGGAGGCCCACCGCTGATCGAGCCGTCGACGAGGTCGAGGCCGGCGGAGGCCGCGCGGTCGGCGAGCCGGCGCACGGCGGTCGGGGAGACGGCGTTGGCGTCGACGAGGAGAGGACGCGCGCCGACGCGCGCGGCGGCGGCGAGCACGTCGTCGACGACGGCCCCGGCCGCACCCGGAGGGCAGACCGAGACGACGACCTCGCCGGCCGCGACGACGGCGTCGAGGTCGGGCAGCAGCTCGAGCCCCTCGGCGAGCGCCCGGGTGCGGTCGGAGCGCCCGGCGACCGTCGTGACCACGCGCGCGCCGCCCGTCCAGGCGCGGCCGAGCGCCGACCCCATCGCGCCGGGCGACACGATCGCGACGACCGGTGGCCCGGTCACGGCATCGGCAGGTCGGGCAGCGAGACCTTCGTGCCGGTGTTGCGCTCGGACAGGTCGGCGAGGGCCTGGCGCACCGTCTTCGAGAAGAGGTGCGCGCCGGTGAGGCTGGGGTGGATCCGGTCGCTCTGCAGCTGGTCGGGGTGGCTGCGCACGGCCGACGCCCAGTCGGCGACGGCGACGTTGGGCCGGCCCTCGGCCACCGACGCGAGCGTGGCGTTGTCGCGGTCGACGCGCGACATCGGACCCATGATGTTGACGAGCACGACCATGCGGTCGGGCCCGAGCCGGTCGAGAACGGCCTTGACCTGGTCGGCGTCGGTGCCCCAGTTGGTGCCGAAGGCGAGCACGACGGCACGGCGGTTGTCGTCGCCGCGCGAGGTCACCTCGGTGAGTCCGTCGGACCAGCGACGGTTCGACTTGGCGTCGATGCGGATGCCGGGGAAGTAGTACTTGAGCGCCCCGAGGCTCCCGACCATGATCGAGTCGCCGTAGGCGTCGATCTCGGTGCCGGCCGGCATGGTGAAGGCCGCCTTGCGCTGGTCGGGCGCGAGCGGCCCGGCGGAGGCGGTCGACGGCGCCGTCGACGGGGCGGTCTTCGAGGTGGCCGACGCGCCCGCGGTGGCCGACGCGGTCGGGCCACCGGTCGCGGAGGGCGCCCCCGAGGCCCCGGGCGTCGGCGCGCCGGTCGGGCTGCCGGCACCGGGGGAGACCGGGGCCGCCGCGTCGGCCGCCGCCTCGTTCTGCTCGAGCATGATCGCCGTCTGCGACCGGTCCGGGGCGGTGAGCAGCACGACGCCGGTGACGACGGCGGCGACCGCGACGGTCGCCGACACGACCTGGCGGGTGCGGCGGCTGCTGCGCAGCAGCAGGGCGAGGACGCGACGGCCCGTGCCGCGGAAGCCGTCGCGGCGGAACGGGGTCTCGACGAAACGGTAGGTGAGGTCGCTGAGGGCGAGGGTGACGACGACGCACCAGAGCCGCACGAGGACGTGCTCGATGGTGCCGGGGGCCGACGGGTGGTCGCTCGCGACGATGAGGATGACGGGCCAGTGCCAGAGGTAGATCGAGTACGACCGGCGCCCGACCCACGTCGCGACCGGGCTGGCCATGGCCCGCTGCAGCGGCGTCGTCGCGCCGCCACCCGCAGCGCCCTCGGCCGCACCGTGCGCGCCCTGGTCGACCACCCCGAGCACGAGCACCGCGGTCGCGACGCAGGCGAGCACGATGCCGCCGCGGAAGGTGAAGGGGGTGCCCTCGTCGAGCAGGAGCATCAGGGCGGCGAGCACGACGCCCGCCGCCGGCACGGCGAGGTGGCCGGCGGCCCCCCACCGGTGCGGCGTGACGAGGTGGCGCAGCCGGGGGCTGGTCCACGCGAAGGCGACGGCGGCACCGAGCATGAGGCCCACGAGGTGGGTGTCGGTGCCGTAGTAGACGCGCGTCGCGTCGCCCATCGGGTCGAGGAGCACCGCCATGAGCAGCGCCGACACGGTGCCGAGGCCGAGGGCGACCGCCACCCGCGTGCGGCTGGTGGCGAAGGCGAGCAGGGCGACGGTGACGAGCGGCCAGAGCAGGTAGAACTGCTCCTCGACCGCCAGCGACCAGAAGTTCATGAACAGCTGCGGCGCGGTCTGGTCGAAGTAGCTCGACCCGGCGGTGATCTCGACCCAGTTCGTCGAGAACGTCAGGGCGCCGGCGACCTGGCGCCCGATGCCCACGAGCAGGTCGCTGCTGACGGTGCGGGCGATGAGCACGCTCGTCACGACGACGAGCACGAGCGCGGGCAGCAGGCGCCGGGCGCGGCGTACCCAGAAGCGCGGCAGGTCGAGGCGGTCGGTGCGCCCGTGCTCGAGCACGAGCAGCGAGGTGATGAGGAAGCCGGAGACGACGAAGAACACGTCGACGCCGAGGAAGCCACCCGGCATCCACGAGGCGTTGAGGTGGAAGACCACCACGGCCGCGATGGCGACGGCGCGCAGGCCGTCGAGCCCGTCGATGCGCGGTAGCTGTGGGGGTGCGGCGGCCGGTGACTCGCGACGCCCGACGTCGGGTCGGTGCGAGTCGTGGGGCCGGGAGGTGGCCGACGTCGTCACGTTCGTGAGCATATGGAGCGGAGGGGACACCGTCGGGGAGGCTCGCGGCGCGCCACGCCGCCACCCGCCCACCCGCGTCGCCTGTGCGGCAGGAACGACCCTCGTTACCGTGGCGGGCGTGGACGACGAGCGCGGCACCGACGGCACCGACAGACCCGACGGCACCGACCGCACTGACGGGGAGGTCAGGGCGCGCCTGTACGTCCGCGGCCGGGTGCAGGGTGTCGGGTTCCGCTGGTGGACCCGCTCGCGGGCCCGCGAGCTCGGACTCGTCGGGCACGCCCGCAACACGGCCGACGGTCGCGTCGAGGTCGTGGCGCAGGGCGCCGCGGAGGCCGTCGACGCGCTCGAGGTGCTGCTGCGCGAGGAGCCGAGCACGTCGGGCCGCCCGGGCCGGGTCGACGCGGTCGTGCGGCAGGAGGCCGTTCCGACTGACGGGACCACCGGCTTCGTCGAGCGCTGAGGCTCCTACGCTGGAGCGATGAGCGAGACGACCGTGGGGCGGACCGCAGCCGCCGGGCCCGGGGCAGCGCACGTGCCCGACGCGCCGGTGGTGCCCGTGGTGCCGGCCGAGCTGCTGCGTCTGCGCAGCAGCATCGACAACATCGACGCCGCCCTCATCCACCTGCTCGCCGAGCGCTTCAAGGCCACCCAGCAGGTGGGGGTGCTCAAGGCCGAGGAGCACCTGCCTGCCGCCGACCCTGCCCGAGAGGAGCAGCAGATCGCACGGCTGCGCGCCCTGGCCGACGAGTCGGGCCTCGACCCGGTCTTCGCCGAGAAGTTCCTCGCCTTCGTCGTCGCCGAGGTCATCCACCACCACGAGCAGATCGCGAGCGGGCAGCACGAGCAGCCGGGCAGCACGGGCAACCGGTCGGCCGGGCCGGCTGAGCGGACGGCCTAGTACAGCGTGGAGTCCTGGCGCGCCTCGAGGGCGGCGTCGTACGCACCGGCCTCACCGGCATCCGCGAAGCCGCCGGCCTCGAGCGTCATCCGGCCCGCGGTGGGCAGGGTGGCGGGGTCGACGTGGGCGGCGGGGTCCCACAGCCGGCTGCGCTTGACCGCCCGCGCGCACTGGAAGTAGACGCGCTGCACGGTGACGACGAGCGCCGTCGCGGGCAGCGCGCCGCGCACCTCGTGCCGGGCCAGCTCGTCCGGGTCGGTCGTCACGACGGCGGTGCCGCGCGCGCGCAGCTCGAGCCCGAGGCCGGGGACGAGGAAGATCAGCCCGACCCGCGGGTCGCGCACGACGTTGCGCAGGGTGTCGAGGCGGTTGTTGCCCCGGCGGTCGGGCAGCACGAGGGTGCGCTCGTCGCGCACGACGACGAAGCCGGGCGCGTCGCCCCGTGGCGACTGGTCGAGCCCGCCGTCGCCCACCGTCGAGACGACGCAGAACGGTGACGCGGCGA
This is a stretch of genomic DNA from Terracoccus luteus. It encodes these proteins:
- a CDS encoding sodium:solute symporter family protein is translated as MHALAGLQTADTLISANLVDYLIIALYFVFVLGIGIMARRAVSDSIDFFLSGRSLPAWVTGLAFISANLGAVEIMGMSANGAQFGISAVHYFWVGAIPAMLFLGVVMMPFYYGSKVRSVPEFMFRRFGTGAHLVNAISFAVAQLLIAGVNLYLLGSIVQALLGWPLWVALIVAAAIVLSYITLGGLSAAIYNEVLQFFVIVAALLPLTLIGLHRVGGYQGLKDKITEFAAAAPASAGVPPADQQLESWPGQALTGFGSGTLSVIGIVFGLGFVLSFGYWTTNFVEVQRAMASNSISAARKTPIIGAFPKMFIPFIVIIPGMVAGVLVNEIGQLKNGGTPAGGASGNVTYNDSLILLMRDVLPNGLLGLAIAGLLAAFMAGMAANISAFNTVFSYDLWQRYIRKDHSDDYYLRIGRLATVAATFVAIFTAIIASSFNNIMSYLQTLFGFFNAPLFATFILGMFWKRMTATAGWVGLSAGTLGAVIFAFLSEDAFGSASLGVIPIGGQGAAFLAASTAFVVDIVLSVLVSLRTEPKPVSELRGLVYSETPKEDLVDPHEKSRPWYQRTIPLASIALVLVVILNFAF
- a CDS encoding NAD(P)/FAD-dependent oxidoreductase; amino-acid sequence: MASPPPGILVVGAGQAAVSLVTHLRELGDDSPVTVVGDEAHPPYERPPLSKAHLHPASGPPLPLPLLSPQRWRELDVHLLTGTTVTDLTRGAGGAGGGGVATTTAGPLPFERLALVTGAEARRLDVPGSDLPGVVTLRSVKDADALAARLRSVAADDVDTDGIDGSHGPRDLDVVVVGGGFIGLEVAATARDLGHRVTVVEVTDRLLGRAVTPQLSGFFALAHDRRGVRVLLGRRVVSLESAGPTGGRPSRVGTVVLDDGERLTADVVVTGVGARPRTALATALGLEVAAGGVVVDEHAVASDGSTVAAGDCALGPNPFSRGVGGPLRLESVAHAVDQARAAAATLAGRPEAYRAVPWFWSDQFDLHLQISGLPHGADRVVVRGDPAAEAFSLLAFRDGLLVAAECVGRPADHVAVKRGLEKGLTADPDAVADADVPLRRLLRPA
- a CDS encoding M3 family metallopeptidase codes for the protein MTAIDPAALSADPTAPAPLALPEQGWLEWVSARGDGGLDRARALVDELRAHPPAATLDVLARWDAVQTAMADAGSVGSLFSEVHPDAAVRERAETVVQRVQRLETDLGLDPDLFAVFAALDPEGLDDDASRLLERTLRDFRRSGVDRDESTRDRLRELNERAIVLSQEFSKNMREDVRSIRVRPEQLAGMPQDWVDAHPVGDDGLVTVTTDYPDVVPFRTFAHDAEARRELVTQFLTIAWPANDTVLQQLLAVRREIATLLGYASWADYDAEVKMIGTGEAIGDFVDRITDLSTDSAQRDKQVLLDRLRRDRPEATDIDGADATYYAELVRKEQLAVDAQRVRTYFDFERVRQGLLDVTGRLFGLEWHRVTDAPSWHPDVATYDVHADGERIGRIHLDLHPRDGKYKHAAQFDLVPGLAGRQLAEGVLVCNFNRGLLEHDEVVTLFHEFGHLVHHVLAGRGRWVRFSGVATEWDFVEAPSQMLEEWAWDEAVLATFARNADGETIPPELVRAMRAADDFGKGYDARTQMFYAALSYDLHVNPTDDVTARLRQLMARYSVFPYVEGTHMHCHFGHLDGYSSAYYTYMWSLVIAKDMFSAFDADDLFAPEVAARYRDRVLAPGGRRDAADLVHDFLGRDYTFDAYAAWLAR
- a CDS encoding MOSC domain-containing protein, coding for MTPAPTSTSTPPTSAAAPSVVVLHVHPVKSLAGVSVDAWPVDARGLVGDRHWAVVDTVGDKITAREARVMLGLRAVPLGDRAGAGIRLTDLTGDDDGDPLEVAAPVDGEPVAVGFSGMPVARAAGAVADEWLARRLGRPVRLVWQGEEHERPVRPEYGGRDGDRNSLSDAAPVHVTTEASLARLNDWVLEGARQRGEPAPDPLGHDRFRPNVVVAGGAPFAEDAWGAVSVGGVAFRTTMVTDRCVMTTVDRDTLEGSKEPIRTLARHRRWEGATWFGVRLTPVLPVPDGAVVRVGDPVVG
- a CDS encoding NAD(P)-dependent oxidoreductase; this encodes MTGPPVVAIVSPGAMGSALGRAWTGGARVVTTVAGRSDRTRALAEGLELLPDLDAVVAAGEVVVSVCPPGAAGAVVDDVLAAAARVGARPLLVDANAVSPTAVRRLADRAASAGLDLVDGSISGGPPAPGADTVLYLSGARAGEVAALDAVGLRHRVVGDEVGRASAVKMCTASVYKGTTAVWAQALRTADSLGVLDVVLDDLTESLPAEVGDGGARAARRVAVAAAKSGRFVAEMEAIAETQEAAGAGGELFTGMAAVYRRLSRTPSGALSPEEAAALTDLGEVLTRMRVEGT
- a CDS encoding acyltransferase family protein → MTTSATSRPHDSHRPDVGRRESPAAAPPQLPRIDGLDGLRAVAIAAVVVFHLNASWMPGGFLGVDVFFVVSGFLITSLLVLEHGRTDRLDLPRFWVRRARRLLPALVLVVVTSVLIARTVSSDLLVGIGRQVAGALTFSTNWVEITAGSSYFDQTAPQLFMNFWSLAVEEQFYLLWPLVTVALLAFATSRTRVAVALGLGTVSALLMAVLLDPMGDATRVYYGTDTHLVGLMLGAAVAFAWTSPRLRHLVTPHRWGAAGHLAVPAAGVVLAALMLLLDEGTPFTFRGGIVLACVATAVLVLGVVDQGAHGAAEGAAGGGATTPLQRAMASPVATWVGRRSYSIYLWHWPVILIVASDHPSAPGTIEHVLVRLWCVVVTLALSDLTYRFVETPFRRDGFRGTGRRVLALLLRSSRRTRQVVSATVAVAAVVTGVVLLTAPDRSQTAIMLEQNEAAADAAAPVSPGAGSPTGAPTPGASGAPSATGGPTASATAGASATSKTAPSTAPSTASAGPLAPDQRKAAFTMPAGTEIDAYGDSIMVGSLGALKYYFPGIRIDAKSNRRWSDGLTEVTSRGDDNRRAVVLAFGTNWGTDADQVKAVLDRLGPDRMVVLVNIMGPMSRVDRDNATLASVAEGRPNVAVADWASAVRSHPDQLQSDRIHPSLTGAHLFSKTVRQALADLSERNTGTKVSLPDLPMP
- a CDS encoding acylphosphatase, giving the protein MDDERGTDGTDRPDGTDRTDGEVRARLYVRGRVQGVGFRWWTRSRARELGLVGHARNTADGRVEVVAQGAAEAVDALEVLLREEPSTSGRPGRVDAVVRQEAVPTDGTTGFVER
- a CDS encoding chorismate mutase, giving the protein MPVVPAELLRLRSSIDNIDAALIHLLAERFKATQQVGVLKAEEHLPAADPAREEQQIARLRALADESGLDPVFAEKFLAFVVAEVIHHHEQIASGQHEQPGSTGNRSAGPAERTA
- a CDS encoding MSMEG_1061 family FMN-dependent PPOX-type flavoprotein produces the protein MTRPASDLPADPHVVTGLDQLLGLYPLATAEPPRGKESAVLTPAYAEIVAASPFCVVSTVGDGGLDQSPRGDAPGFVVVRDERTLVLPDRRGNNRLDTLRNVVRDPRVGLIFLVPGLGLELRARGTAVVTTDPDELARHEVRGALPATALVVTVQRVYFQCARAVKRSRLWDPAAHVDPATLPTAGRMTLEAGGFADAGEAGAYDAALEARQDSTLY